The Eriocheir sinensis breed Jianghai 21 chromosome 58, ASM2467909v1, whole genome shotgun sequence sequence actgggcaaattttccgtggatcttcaatcaTAAAATCGTCAACTTTTGCCTACGTCGACACACTACCATCGTCTTCCAATCACACTTGCCCCGTGCTCAGCGTTCCGTAGTCTTgaccaacattgccagattgtcttaaaagccccgttcacactgtgccgactctgggccacaaaAACTGAAGGtccacagaaaatttgcccagtgtaatagccccttaaagaCTTGTATATACAACGCCTTGCAAGAGACTGACTGGTGTGGGTCCTCACCTTGGGAATGGTGTACCCTCCAAGTTCAGTATTTGTGTTGGCCACGTGCTGCACCCCAAAGTTCACCAGCGACGATGCCCTCAACACCTCGTTAACCACTGCTTCCAGATAAGGCATTCTGAAGGAAGGATTACACTGGATTAGTAATAGTACCCTTTCTCAAGGCAGGAAAGTCCATGTAGTAATGTAATGGCCAAacaatatgaagaagaggagtgagaaatTAAAATTGTTAAGTGATATCAAAGGGACAGGGGTAGGGGGTTGGGAGTAGAGGGAAAAGAGTGCGAGGTATTTGTAGGACCATGTAAAACGTGTGTTTATACTACCTAAGACAAGGACTGAAGCTCAAAGCAAGAAAGGGGGGGGGAAAGAGGATGGTTTGTAATGACATGAAAAATCTGATTCTTCATTTACAAAGGATCAGAAGACTTATATGCCTGCCCAGCACAGTATTCATAAATAAACTTTTATCTAGTCCCTTCTTAAGCCTGAATTCTTCTAACCTATACCGAAATCAGATCAGTTCTGGCATATCATGGAGCTCATGATAATTAAATTTGATACTTCTTGGAAGtattacttttttcattttctctggaATTCTTAAGTCATTTTTATAGTAGTGGCATGTTGCAgccattatgctgtgtgtgtgtgtgtgtgtgtgtgtgtgtgtgtgtgtgtgtgtgtgttcagctattgttctgtctgagagagagagagagagagagagagagagagagagagagagagagagagagagagagagagagagagagagagagagagagagagagagagagagagagagagagagagagagagagagagagagagagagagagaaaaaaaaaaaaaaacaaaaacaaaaaaaaaaaaaaaaaaaaaaaaaaaaaaaaaaacatcaattaaTAAACACCAGGCTGGCACTGCGACTTACTTGGGCTTATCTGCTAGGGTAGCCAAAACACCCTTGGGCAGCACGGCATCAATTTCAGCTTGAAGTTTCTGCTGCACATTGGGGTTAGCCGCCAGGTAGTCAGAGGCCcagatgatggtgttggtggtggtctcACTCCCGGCGAAAAACAGATCGAACAGAACGGCAACCAAGTCTTGATCTGGTGATGAAAGAtgcaacatgtgtgtgtgtgtgtgtgtgtgtgtgtgtgtgtgtgtgtgtgtgtgtgtgtgtgtgttttccgtaTAAAAGGGGAAACTGTTCACTCAAGAGGGCTTATTTGCCGTCTGtctcccgtctctccctctctgtatGCCTGCTCATAGCTGGCAGCCTCCAGTCTCCAAACTAAGTAACATATTTACTAAACAAGGATAAAAGACACACAGAACCACCAGCCCCACTTGGCATCCTTTTAAAATAACATGCCACTTAAATTATTAGAAATTGCCACAAGGgcttaaaagaaagaaagtaagatgaACATGAAACACATTTTCTCTCAATGGCATAGTTGCACAGACTAACTCTCCTTTTCTGATACTGTTGCCGGTGTGAGAAAAATAATATTCCAATATCAACACCCCCAAAAAATCCCACGAAAATTCAAAGATCCTGGAACAAATTATCCACAAATACATTTACAAGTATATCAATGTATGCTAGAACGAACGAATGCTGGAACAAATGATAATCTACATAGAACCAATAACATTCTTACTAGCATACCCCACTCTATGTAAACATACATATGATATGGGGAAGCCTTATTAATTACTATAAGGAATACAATATGGGTGAAGCGGTGTGTGAGGGTCTTGTATGGAACCAGACACTACAACTCACCGCTGCAGGTCGTCTTCGGGTCGTCCTTCCGCTCCTCCATCTCCAGCAGGTAGCCGTCCATCAGGTCCCGTGGGTTGTCAGGATCCAGCGTGGCTCGGTGGCGCTCAATCTCCTCCTAGAAGTACAGTGGAGAGCAGCCATTATGTCTTTTAGAATGGAGTGCAGCCACGACATCTCAAAGCATCTTTCAAAGTGTGATATTGTTTGAACCATTTGTGGATAATAAAACCTTATGTCCAAAACTGCTGACGTACATATATTGAAATACTTTTCCCAGAAAAACTGATACTAAGCAGCAAGATTATAAGATAAATCAGACTGCTTCAAGCAGACTACTATAGTCATGCATAACAATTTAATTTAATTCATTCTCATTTACTAGGAAAGCTGACGGGAATTTTTGGGGGCAAAATATGATAAACCAGATCATTAAAATGTTTGTTACGAACTTAGGTGAAACAAGCATGCAGTAAATAATGACTCACGTAGAAGTAGGTGTAGAATGCCTCATTGATGGCCATTACATCAGAATACTTTATCAGGATCTTAAAGAGGAAAGCTGGCATGAGGTACTCAAGCCACGGAAAGAAGTCCTTGAAGGCCAAACGGTTAGAGGTGATTAAGATATCCTTCATGAGCTTCACAAACTTTTTTAATTTGGGATCTTCTGCATCAAACTGTTTGCctgtagaaagaaggaaagaaggaatgaataaaCGATTGAAAGACAGAGgtaacgaaaaataagaaaaaaagaaaagaaatatactgaGGTAGAATAAATaattaattaaaaaagaaagaaggaaagaatgaaagaagtacCATATTTGCCAGCATTGAAGACATCTATTTTTAGGTGTTACatttaagaaaaaaatactatcttGACCTTGACCAATCTTACTGcaatgttttcttgtttgtttcatgACCTGCAGTATAGATCTACCATATACTAcaacagtaccctctcgagtttcgcgctatccgactttcgcgatcctcgagtttcacgGTTagccctaaattcttaccatcggcgtcacgcacgttaccttaaaaggtagtatcacactggacgttttcctccaaacattgtggctatggcgagagagagagagagagagagagagagagagagagagagagagagagagagagagagagagagagagagagagagagagagagagagagagagagagagagagagagagagagagagagagagagagagagagagagagagagagagacttattaacacgttAACCGAGTgactgactcaggtcaggtcatgtccatacctgtcacacacacacagaaggtgaaatgagaaggatgtagGGAGGacggggcagaaaggagagtcagatcagggctttggtcaaaacatgacctgactcaggtcaagacatgacctgactctcccttctgcccctccctccccccacccttctcatttttgttttgtcggctgcccgggattgaacccgcgaccagcgtgacgggagagccactactttaccagtcggccaaagaggtccCCGCTCactgagtgggttatgggaggctcgcccatcaggtctagtcgccgcactacactggCACACACTCACTTGCCACCATCTGCCAGATCACATTGACCACGGCCACGTGCAGGTCGTGGGGGATCGGCGCCGCCTTCCCCGCTTGTTTCGCAATGCTCTTCCTGAACTGCAGCGCCTGGTGTTGAATCGCCTCTACCAGCTTGGACTTGCCCATGCCAAGGTCGCGAAGCTGCCGTAAGGTGAAGCGGCGGTTGTTGTGCCAAAGAAGGCCATTGCTCGAGGCAATCCCTGGAAGAAAAAGCAATGTAACACCCACGGAAAACTGTAGGCCTACACATCTATAATGGTAACACTGATGACAATGATAAGATAGACCTGCTTAGAGAAGTGCCTTTTAAAGAGTAGTTTTCTGTAAAGGGTTGTTTCTTCCTACACCCCAAGTACCAGTACACTCCCTGAGACTGAACCCTAGAAAGTGTGGTGTTCGCATGTAAAGTTGACAATAGATGCGAATCCTGAGTAAGAGTAGCAACCCAGCCAGTAATTGTCAAAAATCTTGAATCTTTGTAAATTTGTGTATACATCTGTATATGGTGATGGATGAATTAATATTATGAGAATTAATTGTCCCTGCCACACTTGAGTTTCCATCATATAATTTTTGAGAGTTGTTATAATCATAGCAGAGCAGgatgttttgtttcctctttttttttccccttgagctgcctcatcTTCTGTAAACAATAAGAGAGAATCAGGTGGAAAAGTTAAATGAGAGCAAGGAAAGTTATTTGTCCTTCAGTGGACTACTTATGACTGCTGCTgatactgataatgatgatgatgatgatgatgatgatgatgcattaGGGCTTGGTGGGGATGTTTTGACCAGGGATTCACTTACCCTTGATGGGATCCTCGAAAAACTTGAACGTCTCCCAGTCTGGCCTGTTCGTGAACTCTGTCCGGCTGAAGGCTTCCTTGACGAGTTTGTAGTCATGTAGGAACACCATCAGCTGCGTCCCCATCTTCCATCTGCGTTAGGATACACCGTGCACGAAGAGGATATCTAAGTAACAGTTCACACCAAGAGCGATGTTATGCATGATCCGCAAGGTATATCGCCTAAACACGCCCACGATGCTTGCTATCAAGCTCTTGAACTGGGATCACAATAACAGGGCACTACTTCTGCacgaaaaatgataaaataatgttTAAACTATTACACCAGCGCCGGAGAAGAGGAGGGGCGCCGCTAGGGATTTTGGGCCCCATGTAAAGAATCTTTGCAGGGCCCCAACACAGCAGCAAAAATTCCTGTTCTGGGCCCCCCTCAATCACGGGCCCCTAGAatacttctcctttttcccccctTATCGGCGCTCCTGGAGAAGAGTAACAAATGGAGTGTGATGATAAAGAGAGCTGCATAAAGGGCGTAGGAGCTGCAGTACCCTGTAACAGTGACTAGGGCATGCGTACCCAGTGAAGAGGGGAGGGGCGGTGACGATGACTGAGATAATGCAGAGTGCAGAGGTTGGGTGAAGAGAGCGAGGGCGGTGCACCTGATGAAGTAGAGTGGAGAAGAAAAGTCTGTGCAGAAGTCTATgcaggaaaggtgaggaagtTGAATGTAGTAGCGAGGTAGACTGTGAGGTGAAGGGGCAGAGATAGCAATGGgaaggtgaaaataaaatgaaggggaaaatacAGAACGGTGCGTAACGGGGTGTAGAGGTGCCTAAAGTATGataatcaacaaaaaaacaagaacttAGTTTACAGCATAAACAGTGCTCACTGAGAATCTAATCTTATTATATGATACAAATTTTGATCCTTTAGTATCACAAGACTACAAGTTCTCGTTTAAAAAAGCTAAAGTTAGACTCATCTATGCATCCCAAGAGTTAGTATTCTGTGAAGCAGTTTTAGACTTACGTTAAACACAAACAACACTACCTCAAGCCATGCCTCCACAAGAGATCATGCAGGCACTTAATGAAGGCTGTGGGCAGCAATATCTCTATTTTGACGGTATTGTAGCTTGTGGTATGTGTTTCTCATGGACTTTCTCTCAGTTACTTCTAGCGAAACAAGTGAAAGAATGATACCCCGAACACTCACAGGAAGATGTCTCCGTGCTGTTTCCGGAGGTCTTGTATTTGTTCCTCCATAGACTTCGATGTGAGGGGAATGTAGCCCACGAGGGGAAGGCCCCACCTCCCTGGGGAAGAAGACAACCGAGGTGCCAGGTAAGTTgtacaaagaaaacgaaaaaaaaaaaaaaaatacttacagGATCTCCGTTTGTTATGAATTTCACACAGCTCATTGAAACCATAAAACGACACCAAATTGTACAGAAAAACATGAGTCCCAGGTCACATGAAAGTGCCAGTTGGTATTATCCTCTCATCCCTTCACGGGTAAACTCTGAAGCCGTCTTTCTTTGattgtatttccttcttcctgtacGGCGAAAGAgggagtatcgagacacctctggATTTGATCTTGCAATGATCTTTTTGAATAATTCCTATATCCTTAGCCTTTTTTCCTTGGTCTGTTTCCTGTCAAAAAAAGGTGAGTTGTACTACTAATAATAGCTGCTCACGAtaactatattgatatttcaaataaaaaaaacatagatgaattcaaattttcattatctgtattttagaaaacttacaaaacctgaaaaccacacgctgacaagtacatatggacggtaatactagaaacgcctgaaccggtgttgtgtcacttcagtaaagaagcactgggaaccggaacattGGCACTCCCTCCGTCACTCGagacgcagctgagaggccacgcgccacGCCACGTGTTAACACAAGCCAatggtctctgtttgcgctctttacaacgggatcacaaatttcatGCAGTgcataatcattttgggggcaaagttaaatgatttttctctttaatatagtgatttttgagtctaacaaaaaaataacctagtgttttaatgttgatgatctaagtatgaaatctcttcaccaaagatatttcaGACCCCTAAGTTTTTTCATAcga is a genomic window containing:
- the LOC126985078 gene encoding cytochrome P450 2L1-like: MLVEALLFGALIFLLWQSFRKPPGLPPGRWGLPLVGYIPLTSKSMEEQIQDLRKQHGDIFLWKMGTQLMVFLHDYKLVKEAFSRTEFTNRPDWETFKFFEDPIKGIASSNGLLWHNNRRFTLRQLRDLGMGKSKLVEAIQHQALQFRKSIAKQAGKAAPIPHDLHVAVVNVIWQMVASKQFDAEDPKLKKFVKLMKDILITSNRLAFKDFFPWLEYLMPAFLFKILIKYSDVMAINEAFYTYFYEEIERHRATLDPDNPRDLMDGYLLEMEERKDDPKTTCSDQDLVAVLFDLFFAGSETTTNTIIWASDYLAANPNVQQKLQAEIDAVLPKGVLATLADKPKMPYLEAVVNEVLRASSLVNFGVQHVANTNTELGGYTIPKGTVLSSSVFAIQSDSRYWNQPEKFMPERWLDESGKFVSKKEGFLPFGVGKRTCPGESLARMELFVFLTTIFQSFSVAPPPGKPVNLTPDVSGFFMHLPQFNDLVFTTRQQ